A stretch of DNA from Leptotrichia sp. oral taxon 215 str. W9775:
CCTGTAATTGTGGCATTGTCTGCAAAAACTTTTTTACCTGCCATTGAGATGTAATATCCTCCTGACGCGGCAGTTTCAGACATTGAAACATATATAGGAACATTAGTTTTTAACAGAGCCTGATATATTACTTCTGATGCAAGGGCAGATCCACCAGGAGAATTTACCCTTAATACGATTCCTTTAAGATTTTTAGTTCTGAGGGCTTTTTCAAGTTTGGTAGAAATACTGTCAGGTGAAATAGATATAGTTCTGTCATTACCGGCTGAACTGTCTATAATAGATCCTTCAGCATAAATTACAGCAATAGTGTCATTACCTATATTTTTATCTTCTATTTCAGCACTATGATCATGATAGTAATCATATATATCTACCATTTTTTCTTCCGTTATTCCAAGTCTCTGTGTTAAATCCTGAAGACCTTCAAGTTTATCTACAAGTTTTTTATCCCTTGCAGTAAATGGAGTAAGGGAAGTATCATTACCATTTACTATATCATTATCCAGAGTATTTTTATCAATTTTACGTGCTTTCGCAATATTATCAACAAATTTATCGTATCTGTTGTCAAAAATTCTTGTCAGTTCGGCTTTTAATCCATCTGACATTTTATCGCCTACATAATTTTCCCCATAGGATTTATAATCTCCTATCTTTACAACTTCCATATTTACACCTAAATTATCCAGTAATTTCTTATAGTATAAATTTGTATAATTATAACCGGTTAATGAAACGTTTGCAGAGGCTGACGGCATCATGATAATTTCATCGGCTGCAGTTGCCAGAGGATAGTTCTTGTTATCAAGATAAGTTCCATAAGCATAAATCTTTTTCTTATTCTTTTTAAGTTCTGCAAATTTTTTGTTAAGCTCTTCAACTTTGGCAGAAGAAAGATCAACCTGATCCAGAGCAATAACAACTCCTTTTATATCTTTATTTTCTTTGATGCTGTCAAGACTGTTTAATATATCTGTGAAAGAAATATTATATTTTTCAGAACCTGCAAATAATCCTGTTCTTATTATTTTATCTTCAGTTACTTCTGATGCATTAAAAATTACATAGTCGTAATTTTTAGGTTTATGGCTGTCCTTGCTTTTAAATGTAAAGTAAGTCACCATAGAAGTAATAAAAATGAAAAAAACTAAAAATAGTAAAGATAATTTTAGAAAAAAAGAATATACTTCTTTTAGTGTAAACATAAAAAATCGTTTTATGTAATCAAAAAATTTCATATTTTCCTCCTTCAGTTAATATGCTGAATTATAACATTTTAAAGGATAAATAGCAAATAAATAAAAAAAAGCAAAAAAAATCAAAAAAAAGTGTTGACATAATTTCTGAATTATGATAATATAATTCTTGTCTGTGAGAGAAAAAGACAGACACAAAAAAAATGTGCACCCTTCGTCTAGTGGTTAGGACATCGGGTTTTCATCCCGGCAACAGGGGTTCGATCCCCCTAGGGTGTACCACAATTTAATAATAGCAATATAAGTTGAATAATGAGACGGTCGCATAGCTCAGTTGGGAGAGCACCTGCCTTNNNNNNNNNNNNNNNNNNNNNNNNNNNNNNNNNNNNNNNNNNNNNNNNNNNNNNNNNNNNNNNNNNNNNNNNNNNNNNNNNNNNNNNNNNNNNNNNNNNNCGCGAGTTCGAGTCTCGTCACTTCCGCCATTAATTCGACTTGCCTATAAAGGTAATTATTGTGCCGCTTTAGCTCATCTGGTAGAGCAGCTGACTTGTAATCAGCAGGTGGTTGGTTCGAGTCCGACAAGCGGCACCACTCAAAAGAATGTGGTGAGGTTCCCGAGCGGCCAAAGGGAGCAGACTGTAAATCTGCCGGCTCAGCCTTCGAAGGTTCGAATCCTTCCCTCACCACCATTTTTTATTAATAAGAAAAAATAAATGTGATAATAAAATTTCTTTATAATTCATAGGAGGAATTACAATATGGTTAGAAAGTTAAAGGGAGCTAGTACTTCTAAAGGGGGAAATCAGCAAGATATAATTAGACAAGCTCAGGCTATGCAGCAGGAAATGCTGAAAATACAGGATGGATTGAAGGACAAATTTGTTGAAACTTCAGTTGCCGGTGGAGGAATAACTGTTAAAGCTAATGGACAGAAACAACTGGTTGACCTGTCAATTTCAATGGATGTATTAAAAGATGCAGTTGAAGAAGGAGATACTTCTATAGTTTCAGATTTAATAATAAACGCAGTAAATGAAATTTTAGAAAAAGCTGAAGAAATGGCTGAAAA
This window harbors:
- the sppA gene encoding signal peptide peptidase SppA, which gives rise to MKFFDYIKRFFMFTLKEVYSFFLKLSLLFLVFFIFITSMVTYFTFKSKDSHKPKNYDYVIFNASEVTEDKIIRTGLFAGSEKYNISFTDILNSLDSIKENKDIKGVVIALDQVDLSSAKVEELNKKFAELKKNKKKIYAYGTYLDNKNYPLATAADEIIMMPSASANVSLTGYNYTNLYYKKLLDNLGVNMEVVKIGDYKSYGENYVGDKMSDGLKAELTRIFDNRYDKFVDNIAKARKIDKNTLDNDIVNGNDTSLTPFTARDKKLVDKLEGLQDLTQRLGITEEKMVDIYDYYHDHSAEIEDKNIGNDTIAVIYAEGSIIDSSAGNDRTISISPDSISTKLEKALRTKNLKGIVLRVNSPGGSALASEVIYQALLKTNVPIYVSMSETAASGGYYISMAGKKVFADNATITGSIGVVSMMPKFYNAQNKYGVTANTISKGKYSDMYNPFTPLSEESKAKISESMLSTYKEFKSRVTASRKIDDATLENYAQGKIWLGDEAKNIKLVDEIGGLEDTIKAMAKDLKLEEDYHVENIYTEMDFEKTLKMISSFIFEKISLTSQLEAKLPKSAKLFDEYKLIEDNQNKPMYYLPYKLEF
- a CDS encoding YbaB/EbfC family nucleoid-associated protein, giving the protein MVRKLKGASTSKGGNQQDIIRQAQAMQQEMLKIQDGLKDKFVETSVAGGGITVKANGQKQLVDLSISMDVLKDAVEEGDTSIVSDLIINAVNEILEKAEEMAEKEMEVVTGGVSIPGLF